The following coding sequences lie in one Aythya fuligula isolate bAytFul2 chromosome 17, bAytFul2.pri, whole genome shotgun sequence genomic window:
- the MYO1H gene encoding unconventional myosin-Ih, producing the protein MEGALIARDRVGVQDFVLLDSHTSETSFLNNLRKRYQENLIYTYIGTLLVSVNPYKELDIYTVTQMQLYRGVNFFELPPHLYAIADNAYRVMCSEYNNHFILISGESGAGKTEASKKILQYYAVTCPTTEQLQIVRDRLLLSNPVLEAFGNAKTLRNDNSSRFGKYMDIQFDFKGAPVGGHILSYLIEKSRVVHQNHGERNFHIFYQLLEGGDKDLLCWLGLERNPQKYAYLIQGRCAKVFSINDKNDWKIVRKAFSIIDFTEKDLEHLFGIVASVLHLGNIQFEEDSNGHAIIRNGTQIKWISKLLGVHLSILQEALTHRKIEARSEEVLSPLNVDLAFYARDAVAKAIYGRTFTWLVNKINGSLANKDSTRKTVIGLLDIYGFEVLDTNSFEQFCINYCNEKLQQLLIEMTLKAEQEEYELEGIEWEPIPYFNNKIICDLVEQKHKGIISILDEECLRPGEATDLSFLEKLEEKVGDHAHFVTRKLADQKTRKSIDWVDFRLLHYAGEVTYCAVGFLEKNNDLLYRNLKEVLCNSKNGIIRDCFLLSELDNRRRPETVATQFKNSLMSLIEILMSKEPSYVRCIKPNENKEPGKFDDFLIRHQVKYLGLMEHLRVRRAGFAYRRKYELFLQRYKSLCPATWPHWHGPAAEGVERLIKHLGYKPEEYKLGRTKIFIRFPKTLFATEDAFEIRKHLLVSRLQAKYKGCLGKREYQKKREAAIKLEACWRGALARKEAKKRTWAVQIIRKFINGFINRKKPLCPENIEFVRLVQYNYFMKLRDHVPKNVLDKSWLRPPSILEETSEMLKKICIRNLVRKYCRGVTAERKVQLQQKVIASAVFRGKKEGYLQSINQPFADTRLKENDINPKVLQLIQGEKIKYATPVVKYDRNGFKARERLLVLTQSSAYVVEMAKIKQKIDYATLKGISTSNLSDGIVVIHVPEDNKQKGDVILHCEHIFEVVSKLCMLANKQNLVKVVQGSLRFRIGSGKEGTMVFTVGQESQIFKAKNGQLTVVSTQAKS; encoded by the exons ATGGAAGGGGCTTTGATAGCCCGGGACAGAGTTGGGGTGCAGGACTTTGTGCTTCTGGACTCCCACACCAGTGAGACCTCCTTCCTGAACAATCTTCGCAAGCGGTACCAAGAGAACCTCATCTAT ACATATATCGGTACTCTTCTTGTGTCTGTCAACCCTTACAAAGAGCTGGATATCTACACAGTGACACAGATGCAGCTTTATCGAGGGGTGAACTTCTTTGAACTGCCACCACATCT ATATGCCATAGCTGACAATGCCTACCGGGTGATGTGCAGTGAATACAACAACCATTTCATCCTCATCTCTGGGGAGAGTGGAGCTGGAAAGACAGAGGCTTCCAAGAAGATCTTGCAATACTATGCAGTAACCTGTCCAActacagagcagctgcagaTCGTCCGTGATCGTCTGCTACTGTCCAATCCTGTTCTGGAG GCTTTTGGAAATGCAAAAACTCTGCGTAATGACAACTCAAGTAGATTTGGGAAATACATGGATATCCAATTTGATTTTAAG GGAGCTCCGGTAGGAGGGCACATCCTCAGTTACCTGATTGAGAAATCCCGAGTTGTCCATCAAAACCATGGAGAGAGGAATTTCCATATTTTCTACCAGTTATTAGAGGGCGGAGACAAGGATCTTCTCTGTTGGCTTGGGCTGGAGCGCAACCCCCAGAAGTATGCTTATCTTATACAG GGTCGCTGTGCCAAAGTGTTTTCTATTAACGACAAGAATGACTGGAAAATAGTCCGCAAAGCTTTTTCTATCATTGACTTTACTGAGAAAGATTTAGAg CATCTCTTTGGAATTGTTGCTAgtgtcctgcacctggggaacATTCAGTTTGAGGAAGATAGCAACGGGCATGCCATCATTCGCAATGGCACTCAGATCAAATGGATCTCAAAG CTGCTAGGCGTCCACTTGTCCATTCTGCAAGAAGCCCTCACCCATCGGAAGATCGAAGCCCGATCTGAAGAG GTCCTAAGCCCATTGAATGTGGATCTGGCATTCTATGCTCGGGATGCAGTTGCAAAGGCAATTTATGGACGGACTTTCACTTGGCTAGTCAACAAAATTAATGGCTCTCTAGCCAACAAG GATTCAACTCGGAAAACAGTTATTGGCCTTCTGGATATCTATGGTTTTGAAGTGCTGGACACAAACAG CTTTGAGCAGTTCTGCATTAATTACTGCAATGAGAAACTCCAGCAGCTGTTGATTGAGATGACcttgaaagcagagcaggaggagtaTGAACTGGAAGGGATAGAG TGGGAACCAATTCCATATTTTAACAATAAGATCATCTGTGACTTGGTTGAGCAGAAGCATAAAGGAATAATCTCCATTCTG GATGAAGAGTGCTTACGACCCGGTGAAGCAACTGATTTGAGCTTCTTGGAAAAGCTGGAAGAGAAAGTAGGAGATCATGCCCACTTTGTGAC tCGCAAGCTTGCAGATCAGAAAACACGAAAATCAATCGATTGGGTGGATTTCCGCCTCCTTCATTATGCAGGAGAAGTCACGTACTGTGCTGTTG gatTTCTGGAAAAGAACAATGATCTCCTATATAGAAACCTGAAAGAG GTGCTGTGCAACTCTAAAAATGGAATCATTAGAGACTGCTTTTTACTGTCAGAACTAGACAACAGGAGGAGGCCAGAGACT GTTGCAACCCAGTTCAAAAACAGTCTGATGAGTCTAATAGAAATCTTGATGTCCAAGGAGCCTTCTTATGTGCGCTGTATTAAACCAAATGAGAACAAGGAGCCTG GGAAGTTTGATGATTTCCTGATCCGACATCAGGTGAAATACCTGGGACTGATGGAGCACTTGCGGGTGAGACGAGCTGGCTTTGCGTATCGGCGGAAGTATGAACTCTTCTTGCAAAG GTATAAATCCTTGTGTCCAGCTACCTGGCCACACTGGCATGGGCCAGCAGCTGAGGGTGTGGAGAGGCTCATCAAGCATCTCGGTTATAAGCCTGAGGAATACAAGTTAGGGAG AACCAAAATATTCATTCGTTTCCCAAAGACCTTGTTTGCTACTGAAGATGCATTTGAAATCAGAAAGCACCTCTTGG TTTCAAGACTACAAGCCAAATACAAAGGATGCCTTGGGAAGAGGGAGTaccagaagaagagagaagcag CTATCAAGCTGGAGGCCTGCTGGCGAGGAGCACTGGCACGGAAGGAGGCCAAGAAGAGGACGTGGGCTGTTCAGATAATCAGGAA ATTCATAAATGGCTTCATCAATCGGAAGAAACCTCTTTGCCCAGAGAACATTGAATTTGTGCGGCTTGTGCAGTACAACTATTTCATGAAGCTCAGAGACCACGttccaaaaaatgttttggacaAGAGCTGGCTCCGACCTCCTTCTATCCTGGAAGAG acATCTGAGATGctaaagaaaatctgcattagGAACCTAGTAAGAAAATACTGCAGAGGTGTCACTGCTGAGAGGAAAGTGCAG TTACAGCAAAAAGTTATAGCAAGTGCCGTTttcagagggaagaaggaaggctACCTGCAGAGCATAAACCAGCCTTTTGCAGATACTCGACTGA AAGAGAATGATATAAACCCCAAAGTACTGCAGCTCATCCAAGGCGAGAAGATCAAG TACGCAACCCCCGTGGTGAAGTATGACAGGAACGGGTTCAAAGCACGAGAGCGGCTGCTTGTTCTGACCCAGTCCTCGGCATATGTGGTGGAAATGGCAAAGATCAAGCAGAAAATAGACTACGCCACTCTGAAAG GTATTTCTACCAGTAACCTGAGTGATGGGATTGTAGTCATTCATGTTCCTGAGGACAACAAACAGAAG GGAGATGTGATCCTTCACTGTGAACATATCTTTGAGGTAGTCAGTAAACTCTGCATGCTGGCCAATAAGCAAAATCTTGTTAAAGTTGTGCAGGGAAG TCTTCGTTTTCGCATTGGCTCTGGGAAGGAAGGGACAATGGTGTTTACTGTGGGGCAGGAGTCACAGATCTTTAAAGCCAAAAATGGACAACTAACAGTG GTGTCAACCCAAGCAAAGTCTTGA